The Apium graveolens cultivar Ventura chromosome 10, ASM990537v1, whole genome shotgun sequence nucleotide sequence tgaggcaacaacaatcaactttaatctacttaacttaaacaccaagatttcatcaatactacttagtaagctaggtttactaccacatactaaatggatcttaaaagtgaaccttaaataaagttgggccaaagatttttacctttcttaaaatcttgagatgtgttcttgaggatggtggaggcttgaaagtgcttggtatgatgtttagaacctaaaaccaccattgaaatcaagaaaccaaagagaggttactattcacattattcactagtgagtttcttgaatttattccacccatcaaaccttgataaaaagagatgaaagaattttgttaccttagtttagttgctaggaggcttgaaaattaattgggtgattttacaagagcttgaacttggagtttggAATTTGAATTCCTCCTTTTCTTTAATAGGGCCGAATGGAAGCTTGGGAATtgggggggggggtatttatactacttggttgcttctcttggatgctttggataggttgcttcttggaaggtgacttgatatcttgtaacttgattttattcttcctagtatagcattctaggtttattatttgttgccaaatccatggacatatctttgtagcttgctagcttacaagctaactacaaggttagcttccttagcacactatttgctagataacttggtcatcctatggttggctcactatttgatgaagtaaccatggttacttccttaccatggtttagttagtgcgttacgtttatttaatcgtttacgcgttcgctcggttacttaacgttctccgtaatacttactcgtaattggttcgcgatgtaattcatttcgtatttattccttatatttttatttatcctacttgaatataaatccgtaggattttaatctcgtaattatattgtaattcccgtaatccttgataagtcgtaaatacggtcatttttcaaagttcgttttcttcgaaaactaatagcgtttacatacactcatttggtacgtataatcgtaatatcaattccgaaactcattttctcatgcactatatagtgtgggctcaaaagtttttcccgtctgtcagggttactattcattaaacgttttacaaggtctctgaaattcgagttattacattaCTAAAATAAAGCATTTAAGTAGGTTTACAGTGTtagaatattttataatattcacAATATATGGGCTTACAAATTAAAGACAATTATATTTAATGTTTATTCTATATTTGGACTAATTAAATGATCTAAAATAAAAGGTCCAATAACATCTTATTCGATATGAGTTTTGTAATGTGTAATACTTAATAACATTCTAATCGGGGTTAATCGGGTCTCATTGGACATTCTAATTAGGGTTAATCGAGTCTAATTGAACTACTCTATACTGAACAAAACAGGGTTTTGGTCCCGACACCATTCACAGCCTCTACTACTTTATTCTCATGGTGATATACAGCTATATAGGCCGAATCAAGTATGCGGAAGATCATGTCCCATTATCCGTATTCATATATATCATCATGCAATCAGGTACGCTTCCTTTTTACAGCTTTATTATTTAATGTTGATAGTATCGCATGATATGATCCTAATTATATATTTAGATCTAACATATAATTATTCTATTTATCAATGCCGAGACATTTGTATACGGGTCTTAAAATGTTCAAgacatatttttttgttaaaaacaTCTATTTTCTAGCTAATTAGTCAAGGAAAATTTTGTTATTTGAGATATATTTGCAACATGTTGATAGGGTTAAACCATCTTCAACCCAACTTCAAATTTACACTTTTACACCATTTCAGTGTATTATTCTCCTCCCAACCCCAACTTCAAATCTTATACCATTTTGGTGTTGCACCAAAAATTACATCAAATTTTATAAAGTTTTTGTTTATTCCAACAATACTCTTATGCTAGTCACCTAgaacaaaattattttatttgtatCCGGTCAATTTTATTACTTTATactattaataataaaataatatatatatattactttatactattagtaataaaataatatatatattacaaGAATGATGTAAAATTTGGTAAATGTGGGTTGTAATTGAATGTTAAATTAGTGTACTTTTTACATCAATTTAGTGTTAAAATCACAAAAAATAGTGTTACGAATGGAAGATGCTCCTTGTCACACAGAATACATCAGACCATCTGATAGATGTTGAAGCATGATCTTTAATTTTTAACATCATTTCTCTGCTAATATATTTATAGATCTGCTTTCTTGTGCTAAAATTTAGTCCTCGACACATTTCTAGTACTTCCAAATTAATTTAATGCCTTCATTTCATCAATGTATGAACCAGAAACGCTGTTGCCAACATAATCAAGAGTGTGACTAAAAGAAGGAAGATTGGACAAATTATGACATTCTAGAAATCTCTGTACTTTTCATCAGAGGATCTTAATCTTACTATTCAATAGCTTCTTTGTGTTCTATTCACCTGCCTCTTTGTCCACCATTAACAGTATTTCAGGCTTCTAGAAAGGAAAAGATAAATCTTTGTTTGGTTATTTACTTATTTGATGTGAAGTATTCTAGTTTAGTAGTTCGGAAACTCCTTTAAAAGAGTGCATTGGCTAACCTATCGCAAAAACTACTTTTTATAGGGCAGTGATGCAGACGCTAGAATATACAATGTTCACTGGACAACATGTATGAAAGTTGCAGTTGTTATTCTGCACCTAGATCATTTGGATCGCCAATATTGCAGTTTTTTCGATAGACATGTTGCCTACCAAAACAAATTACAGAAAATTGTATAAGCACAGACTGAACAGAAAACCATTAACGAGATTGCAGAGATCTTTTCAAGGAGAGGTTTCAGATTCAGATTAATGTTGAGATTCATACATGTATGGTCTATGTAGAACATATTGAGACAAGCATACTTTGTTCAACTCACTTAGAGACAATAATGATACAAAcagagagaaaagaattataataACTAGAGTACTTACCAGCAACATTATTTTTATGAACAGATGTCGAAGGGACTATTATAGATCTGTATAAAAgaattaaaaaaagaaaaaagaatcAAGATGATCATAAGCTTAACAAGCAAAAGTTGTACTAGCCTATGATGCTGCAATCTTTAAGAACTAAATACATGATTGCAGATTATACAATGTTCCGAAATTAAATTCCCCATGATGCTTCCTTCTTCAATTCTTAGTCTCCTACTTTGCCTGTTCCACAAGTGCACACCATAAGTCTCACCTCTTAACTGCAACACCTTGGCATCAACCCATTTCGATGTAGCTCGATCAAGTGGCTTCCTGAAGAACCCTTCAATCCTGGTCCAGTATATTGGATAAAAAGCCTTAGGAGGCAAGATAGTAAAGTTCAAATCTTCACTTGTTGAAAATCTAGAAGCAACTCTAGAAACAAGGTATGGTCCATTATGTCCCCATCTGTTTCCATTAAAAGTTGATGCAAATTCCTCAATGAACTTGTACAGCAGTGGATGATTCTTGTCAAAAACTAGTACTGCATTATTTAATCTTGTCCAATTTCCCAAAGCATCACTACTTTGTGCTCCGATTGAATTCCTCAACCCCGAAAAGTCTCTCAATACTATAAAATCTGTGTCCAAGTAGACTCCACCATACTTGTACAGAACTGCTAATCTGATCAAATTGGAAAGATTTTGTGCCAACGAAATTTCGCCTGGGTCCTTGTCTCCAGTCTTAAGATCATCAAACCATGATTCAGCTGGTGTGTTCTGGAACAGAAAAGACAAGTCAGGAGTTACTGCAACAGCCTTAAAACCATGTTTCATAATAGGATCGAGTAACTTTGAACCTTGGAAAGAATCCATGCTTCTTGATAATATCATCAAACATCCATTCGGATTGGATTTAAAAAGTGACTCCATGACTAGAACCTCCCTTTCTCCGAATAAACTAGCTGGAGATATCCATGTCATAAAGAACTTAACTTTGCAGTGATCATCGTCGTGGCTACCAAAAAAGTCGTTAACCCTGTGTTCGAATTGCAACGATTTTGGAGTTGACTTCAATATCTCAAAATCAGGTAATGTTTTCTTGAACCAAGCAATTCTTTCTTCTACAGACACATTCATTGGAGGCACCATACTAATATAATCTTGACTGCAATTTTCAGTTTTTTCGACGACTTCTTTAGGGGACTCTCTTCGTGGTACAAATATTGACAGAGACTCTAGTACTTTCCTAGTACTTTTAGTACCCTGCAGCTCCAGCTGATCATTCTTAAGGACAAA carries:
- the LOC141688958 gene encoding uncharacterized protein LOC141688958, which translates into the protein MLHMHYHLIQSLTVLVLRRRSTLHHQHQMFDSRILRRLDRVKVRIISTVSCVAICILVFFAESFVLKNDQLELQGTKSTRKVLESLSIFVPRRESPKEVVEKTENCSQDYISMVPPMNVSVEERIAWFKKTLPDFEILKSTPKSLQFEHRVNDFFGSHDDDHCKVKFFMTWISPASLFGEREVLVMESLFKSNPNGCLMILSRSMDSFQGSKLLDPIMKHGFKAVAVTPDLSFLFQNTPAESWFDDLKTGDKDPGEISLAQNLSNLIRLAVLYKYGGVYLDTDFIVLRDFSGLRNSIGAQSSDALGNWTRLNNAVLVFDKNHPLLYKFIEEFASTFNGNRWGHNGPYLVSRVASRFSTSEDLNFTILPPKAFYPIYWTRIEGFFRKPLDRATSKWVDAKVLQLRGETYGVHLWNRQSRRLRIEEGSIMGNLISEHCIICNHVFSS